In the genome of Saprospira sp. CCB-QB6, one region contains:
- the hflX gene encoding GTPase HflX gives MSEKWNLGEKNFQPKLGIEKAVLVAVILPDQPEELVHEHLDELEFLAETAGAETVKRFTQRLDHPDRRTFVRKGKMEEIRDYVEDKEINLVIFDDDLTGKQTSFLEEEIKCKIVDRSSLILDIFASNAQTAQAKAQVELAQMQYLLPRLRGLWTHLERQRGGIGMRGPGEKEIETDRRIVRDRIALLKKKLEKIDLQASTQRKSRQGMIRAALVGYTNVGKSTLMNRLGKSEVLVENKLFATLDTTVRKVVVGNMPFLLSDTVGFIRKLPHHLVESFKSTLDEVRESDLLIHVIDISHPQYRDHIQVVEQTLKELGAGSIPCLYVFNKMDRYRSEVFDDFLTPEEREQLESELRKQWQEKTQNKASFMAVTEEEGIEEFRESLAQHIGELYIERYPHKKNFWF, from the coding sequence ATGTCAGAGAAGTGGAACTTAGGAGAAAAGAATTTCCAGCCCAAATTGGGCATCGAAAAGGCCGTTTTGGTGGCCGTTATTTTACCCGATCAGCCCGAAGAATTGGTGCATGAGCATTTGGATGAACTAGAGTTTTTGGCCGAAACCGCTGGGGCGGAAACGGTCAAACGCTTTACCCAACGCCTAGATCATCCCGATCGCAGAACCTTTGTGCGCAAAGGGAAAATGGAGGAGATTCGAGATTATGTAGAAGATAAAGAAATCAATCTGGTCATCTTTGATGATGACTTGACGGGTAAGCAAACTAGCTTTTTGGAAGAGGAAATTAAGTGCAAAATTGTCGATCGCTCTAGCCTGATCCTCGATATCTTTGCCTCTAATGCCCAAACTGCCCAAGCTAAAGCACAGGTGGAATTGGCCCAAATGCAATACCTTTTGCCCCGTTTGCGGGGGCTCTGGACCCACCTCGAACGCCAAAGAGGGGGTATCGGTATGCGTGGACCTGGAGAAAAGGAAATTGAAACGGATAGACGGATTGTTCGCGACCGCATTGCTTTGCTCAAAAAGAAGCTAGAAAAAATCGACCTGCAAGCCAGCACCCAAAGAAAAAGCCGCCAAGGCATGATCCGGGCCGCTTTGGTGGGCTATACCAATGTCGGAAAATCTACCCTGATGAATCGCCTCGGCAAATCAGAGGTTTTGGTCGAAAATAAACTTTTTGCGACTCTCGACACTACGGTCCGAAAGGTGGTGGTGGGCAATATGCCTTTCTTGCTGTCCGATACGGTCGGTTTTATCCGAAAACTGCCCCACCATTTGGTCGAAAGCTTTAAATCTACCCTCGATGAGGTCCGCGAAAGCGACCTGCTCATTCATGTGATCGACATCTCGCACCCCCAATATCGCGATCACATTCAGGTGGTAGAGCAAACCCTCAAGGAGCTGGGCGCAGGCAGCATTCCCTGCCTCTATGTTTTCAATAAAATGGACCGCTACCGCTCAGAGGTTTTTGACGATTTCTTGACGCCTGAAGAAAGAGAACAGCTAGAAAGCGAACTCAGAAAACAATGGCAGGAGAAAACCCAAAACAAGGCGAGCTTTATGGCCGTTACCGAAGAAGAGGGCATCGAGGAGTTTAGAGAAAGCCTAGCCCAACATATTGGCGAGCTATATATTGAGCGCTACCCGCACAAAAAGAATTTCTGGTTCTAA